The genomic region AGCTGGCATCGGGGAGGACTTGGGCGAGGCTGGTTTCGCCGACTGAGATCGCGATCGCGGCGATCGCCGTTGCCGAGATGAGTGGGTATCGCTCGTTGCTCATGGGCGCTCAATCTCCGTTCGCTTGAACCCTTGGGACTGGATCGGGCTGCCCCGATTCTAGCAGCGCCGAGCAGGTTTGACCGCCACTTTGTAAAGGCGCGATCGCAGCAAAGCGGCGCTCGATCGCGGCGGCGGTTTCCTGACTTTCGCCTTGTTTGAGATATTCGATCGCGATCCGTCCGGCAGCTTCTCGGTCGGCGGCAATCTGCGCGATCGCCTCGACGGTCTCACACAGTTCTAAGGTGGCGCGCTGTTTTGCGGTCAGGATCGGCAAAGAGCTGGCGGCGAGGAGGGCGGCGATCGCCGTCGGAATGGCGGGAATCCACCAGCCGAGGAAAAAGGCTGCCGCCGCGATCGCCGCGATCGCTCCGATAACCCCGATCGCCATTCCCGGGATCGCGATCGGACGGGGCCACCGCCACGCCAATCCCGCCGCGATCGCCGCCCACAAGCCAATCCAGGCCCATTCGACCGTCTCGGGCCAGACGCGCAACATCGATCGCCCCTCTAAGGCTCCACTCAGCAGTTGGCTGACGATATTGGCGTGAACCACGACCCCGGGCATCCGTTGGGGGGCGCCCGCAATTCGGCTGCTGTAGGGGGTTTGGAATAAGTCGTTGATACTTTCTGCCGTTGCCCCTACGAGGACGACGCGATCGCGCAATGCCTCTGGGGGCAGGCGATCGGCGAGGAGGTCGGCGATCGGAAAGGTCGCGAACCGATCGGAGGTTCGGCGAAAATCAAGCAGGATTTGATAGCCCCCCGCTTTGGCTCTCACATAACCTCCATCGTCCGGTTTGAAGGCGGTCAGGGTCGTTTTTCCCAGGTCGATGCGATCGCGATCGCGCCCTTGGGCTTCGATCCCTTCCGTTTGTAAATACGCCAGGGCTAATTTCACCGCCAAACTCAGTTGCACCGATCCGTCTTCTCCCCTCACGGAAAGCAAGGCGCGGCGCACGGTTCCGTCCCCGTCTAACACTTGATCCGCAAAGCCGACTCGACCTCGTTCGGCCAAAATCGGCGGCGGTCCGACTCGTTCGCCGACCACTTTTTCGATCCCGATTAAAGAAGGCGTACTTTGATACACTTGGGCTAATTGTGTATATCCCGGTTCCACGGGCAAATTCCGATAGAGATCTAAGCCGATCGCCCTCGGGTTTCGAGCCGCAATTTTGGCGATCGCCCGGGCTAAAACTGCGTCAGAGATAGGGTATTCGCCGATCGCCTCTAAATCCGCTTCGTCGATCGACACGATCGCGATTCTCGGATCGACGGCTTCGAGGGGACGCAGTTGGAACCAGCGATCGAGCAACACCCATTCGGCCCCTTGCAGCCAGCCCGTCCAGCGCAGGGCGATCGTCCCCATTGCCGCCCCGACGGCGATCGCGGCGATCCAACCTCGACCCAAATGCACGTTTTTCGTGCGTTCCCGCGCCCATTGGCGCGCCCGTCCTAAAATCTCGTGAGCTTCCCGGGCCGCTTCCAGGGCAAATTGTGCCTTTTCCCGTTGCCCTCGTTCCACCGCCAAATCCGTTTCGACCCCCCGTTTTTCCAGATCTTGACTCGCACTGAGAAAGCGATAGTCGAGATTGCTCAGTTGTTTGTTCGCCGACCACGCCAGAGCTTCTTGCAATGCCAATCCCCGCAATAATTGCGATTCGTCTTCGCCTTTCGAGGCGATCCAGGTGTTAAATTGAGTCGCGTAGGGGCGCAAGTTTTCTAATTGATGGGCGACCCATTCGGTATTAAATACGGCAGCGTAAATCGGGTTTTTGACAGTCAAGGATCCGGCTCGATTTTCGACTAACCCCGAGAGTAATAACTCGATTTGTTCGCGAGAATCGTCCGTTTCTATCCGCTCTCCGGCGAGGATGCGTTGGTAGAGTCCGAGTAGTCTTCCTGCCAGTTCTTGGTTGTAGAGAATTCGGTTGGCGATCGTTCGTAAATGTTGCGGTTCGTCTTGGGATTGCCAATGCTCGATGATGCGCGATCGCACCAGTTCAAAAATCGGCGATCGCGCCCCTGTTTCTAGGCATAACTGACAAAGTTTTTGGGTTAAAAAGGGTTGTCCCCCACTCCAATGTAAAATTTCGCTGAGTTGTTTTTGGGTTTGCTCCCCCCGGCGATCGCCTTGCAAACCGCCAGCCAGGGGTGCCGCTTCCTTTAAGGTAAATCCATTGAGGGCGATCGCTTTACCAATATTAAAAGGCGTTCGGTTTTTGTCGCGGATTAAATCCGCAGGATTCGCAACACCGAAAATAGCAAATGCAATCCGATCGTAGTCGCGATCGAATGCCCGTTGATTGTAACAAAATCGAATAAATGCAAAGAAATCATCGACGGAAAACGGCAAGCTCATCGTGCTGTCTATTTCGTCGATAAAGACAAACAACCGAGTTTGCGGAAACTCTACCAATAACACTTCCGCTACAAATTGACTCAAACGCTGTAAAACGGGCAAGTCGGCGCGATCGTTCCACCAGTTTTTTAAATTAACTTTCCCCAGTAACTTAAACCCCATCCACAGTTGCGAAACAACCCCTTTGTACCATTGCTCTGCCGTGACATTATTGCTCCCCACTCCGGTTAAATCTAACGCCGCACAGACAAATCCTTCTGCTTCGAGACGATCTTTTGCCCGAACTAATAACGACGATTTTCCCATTTGTCTCGAATTGAGAATGTAGCAGAATTCCCCCTTTTTTAAGGCACTATACAGGTCACGATCGGCTTTTCTATTGATATAACTTCGAGCGTCAACCGTAAGACTTCCACCAACTTGATAGTGCATAGATGACCTAACTTTAAATCATTTCAACGATCTTGTTATTTTGGGCTGACATTTTAATTATTGGAAAACAAAAAATTCACAATATAACCATAACGATCGCCGAGTTTACGCTACAATACTCTCGATTGAAGATCGACATGACGCCGCGAACAAAAACAGGCAATCGCTCGTTTGAATGGATTGTTTTTATCAGTCGCCATGAAATCCTTTGAAGAACAATTGCAAATCACCGAAGATTTAGTTTTCCAGAAAACGGGAGAGCATCTCAATGACTTACAAAGAATAATACTCCATGAATCTTGGCAAGAAACCAAAAAGACTTACGACGAAATTGCTAAAGAATGCGGCTACTCTGCTAATTATATCAAGCAAGGGGTCGGCCCTAAATTATGGAAGCTCCTGTCTAGAGCATTCGGCGAAAAAGTTACAAAGATTAACGTTCGTTCGGCGATCGAACGCTATATTCTCGATTCCACTAAAGTCGATCTAGAACCTCCTTCTAATGACGATAGTTTTGTTAACGAGTTGGGCGATCGCGACCCACAAGATCGCAGAAAATTCAGTCGCGGAGAATTCAGTCCCATTCAATATCAACCTTTTGAACTCGAATTAGAATGGCCTCAAAATAGCGTTCCTCTCGGCTCTCCTTTTTATATCGAACGAGTCCCCTACGAATCTCAGTGCGATCGTGAAATCGAAAAACCAGGCAGTTTTATTCGGATCAAAGCTCCCCGACAAATGGGCAAAAGTTCGATGATGAATCGTATTCTAGCACGAGCGAAACAGAAAGGTTATACCACCGGATTACTCCACTTTCAGCAAATTGAAGCAACAGCTCTTATCGATCTCAATCGCCTATTACGTTGGTTTTGTTCTAATTTAGCATTACAACTCGGCCTTAAACCCAATCTAGATAACTTTTGGGATGAAGATCTCGGCAGTAAAATGAGTTGTACTTTATATCTAGAAGCCTATCTCTTGAATTCCATAAAAACCCCCTTCATTTTAGCTTTAGAAGAAGTCAACCAAATCATCGAACATCCCGATCTTGCCAAAGAATTTCTAACCTTACTTCGATTTTGGTACGAACGGACTAAAACGGATGCGACTTGGCAAAAACTGCGCTTAATTATGGTTCACTCTACCGAAATTTACATTCCTTTAGATATCAATCAATCTCCATTAAATATCGGCTTGCGCGTCGAACTCCAACCCTTTGACATCCAGCAAGTTTCCGATTTAATTCGTCGTCACCACCTCGATCTTGGAACCGAGCAAATTTCTCAATTAATGGAATTAGTTGCCGGACATCCTTATCTCATTCGTTTGAGTCTTTATCATTTAGCAAAAGGCGATCTATCTTGGCGAGAACTGATCGAAAATGCCTCTACAGATTCGGGAATTTACGGAGAAGTTTTACACCGAAATTTACGCTACCTACAACAGAATCCCGATCTCGCTCGTGCCTTTATTCGAGTTCTTCAAACTGAGGATCCGGTCGAGTTAGAACAGGTAGATGCTTTCAAGCTTTACAGTATGGGTTTAGTGAATTTACTGGGCAACCAAGTGACGGTAAGCTGCGATTTATATCGGCAATATTTCCGCGATCGCCTCCTTAGCTAATTGAATCAATAGATCCAATAACATTATTGGGAACGATCCTATTTCTTCATGGATCTTTTTGTAATTCTTTAGCACAATAGCGAGATTCAGAAATCAAATCGCCGTAGGGTTTAAAATAGCGTTCGATGCATCGCAACATCCCTAAATTTTCCGTAGCAACGGCTGCAGTTGCATAAGGAATTCCACTGTCAATTTGTCGGCGAACCGATTCGGTTAATAAGGCAAATCCACGACCGAATTTTTGAAATGGTCTTTCGACAAACATAGTGGAATAGCGAATTGTATCCGAGGCAACCCGATGAGTAATCGTCCAGCCAATGACTTCTCCTTGATAGCGCAATCCTAAACTATTAATCGATTCCAAACGCGGATCGTTACTAAATGGTGTTAAAGCGTCCGGATATTGCTTGCGTTCTAAAATCCGTTTTCGTTCGCGATCGCTTAATTCAAACCAGGGAAAAACGGTAAACTTTTCTGGAAGAGAATATCGATAGACCCAAGGAGCCTGTTTGAGTCGTTCGATGTTCGTTTTTGTTAAAATAAAATTCAATCGAGGAAGTTGCCAATTTTGATTTTTGAAAATGGATTCCAGTGCTAATTT from Oxynema aestuarii AP17 harbors:
- a CDS encoding AAA-like domain-containing protein, with product MKSFEEQLQITEDLVFQKTGEHLNDLQRIILHESWQETKKTYDEIAKECGYSANYIKQGVGPKLWKLLSRAFGEKVTKINVRSAIERYILDSTKVDLEPPSNDDSFVNELGDRDPQDRRKFSRGEFSPIQYQPFELELEWPQNSVPLGSPFYIERVPYESQCDREIEKPGSFIRIKAPRQMGKSSMMNRILARAKQKGYTTGLLHFQQIEATALIDLNRLLRWFCSNLALQLGLKPNLDNFWDEDLGSKMSCTLYLEAYLLNSIKTPFILALEEVNQIIEHPDLAKEFLTLLRFWYERTKTDATWQKLRLIMVHSTEIYIPLDINQSPLNIGLRVELQPFDIQQVSDLIRRHHLDLGTEQISQLMELVAGHPYLIRLSLYHLAKGDLSWRELIENASTDSGIYGEVLHRNLRYLQQNPDLARAFIRVLQTEDPVELEQVDAFKLYSMGLVNLLGNQVTVSCDLYRQYFRDRLLS
- a CDS encoding GNAT family N-acetyltransferase, whose protein sequence is MMNPQVVTQFPQPSNAMNDRSIDNPENQVKYQFVYNITPMNLGQLDPFTYPRIQYRRSSEGDRGITYGISASISGKLVGLILANYNHHQQTAEIISFLVLPQYRREGIGTRLLQNLERFLVKIGCRQMSAKYRTTEVTKLALESIFKNQNWQLPRLNFILTKTNIERLKQAPWVYRYSLPEKFTVFPWFELSDRERKRILERKQYPDALTPFSNDPRLESINSLGLRYQGEVIGWTITHRVASDTIRYSTMFVERPFQKFGRGFALLTESVRRQIDSGIPYATAAVATENLGMLRCIERYFKPYGDLISESRYCAKELQKDP
- a CDS encoding CHASE2 domain-containing protein; the encoded protein is MHYQVGGSLTVDARSYINRKADRDLYSALKKGEFCYILNSRQMGKSSLLVRAKDRLEAEGFVCAALDLTGVGSNNVTAEQWYKGVVSQLWMGFKLLGKVNLKNWWNDRADLPVLQRLSQFVAEVLLVEFPQTRLFVFIDEIDSTMSLPFSVDDFFAFIRFCYNQRAFDRDYDRIAFAIFGVANPADLIRDKNRTPFNIGKAIALNGFTLKEAAPLAGGLQGDRRGEQTQKQLSEILHWSGGQPFLTQKLCQLCLETGARSPIFELVRSRIIEHWQSQDEPQHLRTIANRILYNQELAGRLLGLYQRILAGERIETDDSREQIELLLSGLVENRAGSLTVKNPIYAAVFNTEWVAHQLENLRPYATQFNTWIASKGEDESQLLRGLALQEALAWSANKQLSNLDYRFLSASQDLEKRGVETDLAVERGQREKAQFALEAAREAHEILGRARQWARERTKNVHLGRGWIAAIAVGAAMGTIALRWTGWLQGAEWVLLDRWFQLRPLEAVDPRIAIVSIDEADLEAIGEYPISDAVLARAIAKIAARNPRAIGLDLYRNLPVEPGYTQLAQVYQSTPSLIGIEKVVGERVGPPPILAERGRVGFADQVLDGDGTVRRALLSVRGEDGSVQLSLAVKLALAYLQTEGIEAQGRDRDRIDLGKTTLTAFKPDDGGYVRAKAGGYQILLDFRRTSDRFATFPIADLLADRLPPEALRDRVVLVGATAESINDLFQTPYSSRIAGAPQRMPGVVVHANIVSQLLSGALEGRSMLRVWPETVEWAWIGLWAAIAAGLAWRWPRPIAIPGMAIGVIGAIAAIAAAAFFLGWWIPAIPTAIAALLAASSLPILTAKQRATLELCETVEAIAQIAADREAAGRIAIEYLKQGESQETAAAIERRFAAIAPLQSGGQTCSALLESGQPDPVPRVQANGD